Proteins co-encoded in one Arachis hypogaea cultivar Tifrunner chromosome 11, arahy.Tifrunner.gnm2.J5K5, whole genome shotgun sequence genomic window:
- the LOC112720351 gene encoding lipid phosphate phosphatase epsilon 1, chloroplastic, whose translation MTVATTSICFSPSFEFLGMKLAKLRYLKTMSFRASSSASRSVLPGGGYIPCLRRNKNCEAIQTIKERGFREGNNHNNDQVQVQVLEQEAFIHDWFHDVESTLNQLSKWIVTTLFVAFILWRHDGEAIWFAGGCISNAMFSISLKKILNQKRPSTLKSDPGMPSSHAQSISFTVLFVILSSFGCLGVNAYTITCSGMALGFGSYFSYLRVSQKLHTVKQVIVGAILGSILSISWYWLWNSFVLEAFRSSLWVRITIALLSTGICLNFLLHVIRQ comes from the exons ATGACAGTAGCAACAACCTCCATTTGCTTCAGCCCATCTTTTGAATTTCTGGGGATGAAATTGGCAAAACTAAGATACTTGAAAACTATGTCGTTTCGTGCTAGTTCCTCTGCCTCAAGATCTGTCTTGCCTGGTGGAGGCTACATTCCTTGTTTGCGAAGAAACAAAAATTGTGAAGCAATTCAGACAATAAAAGAGCGTGGATTCAGAGAAGGAAATAATCATAATAATGACCAAGTTCAAGTTCAAGTGCTTGAACAAGAAGCCTTCATTCATGATTGGTTTCATGATGTGGAGTCAACTCTCAATCAGCTG AGCAAGTGGATAGTAACGACCTTATTTGTGGCTTTCATTCTCTGGAGACACGACGGAGAAGCCATATGGTTTGCAGGGGGATGTATTTCAAATGCAATGTTTTCTATTTCACTTAAGAAAATATTGAACCAGAAACGACCTTCAACACTCAAATCTGACCCTGGCATGCCCTCTTCACATGCACAATCCATCTCCTTTACCGTCCTCTTCGTAATTTTGTCAA GTTTCGGATGCCTAGGGGTAAATGCATACACCATTACCTGCAGTGGGATGGCCTTGGGGTTTGGTTCTTATTTT TCATATCTACGGGTGTCGCAAAAGCTTCATACAGTAAAGCAGGTGATTGTTGGAGCTATACTCGGATCCATTTTATCTATCTCGTGGTATTGGCTATGGAATTCTTTCGTCTTAGAAGCATTTAGATCCTCTTTGTGGGTCAGGATCACCATTGCTTTGCTGTCTACTGGAATTTGTCTCAATTTTCTTTTGCATGTTATTCGCCAATAA
- the LOC112720354 gene encoding uncharacterized protein — translation MAILSLLSSLEADTSALLSTVTVVSATATTLLLICKSRLMRLYSHEKNLIRLHHEQPKSNSTGKILFVSQIGTSKALASCLCDLFETFGVVMELVDARDYVPEALPKENLVVLVASTSEVWNQFLGQNFIFTDNRPLGAKLFARWIINYAKGCKFGSLVVNAYSFSAFVAGKGASEDDTNLMAKAANHIRDLGDTVELNADFDRWWGSVVGVLQGAVSGGAADTMCGEYDPEDVRSSDPKLSMTQRLYLLVENLDLESNHVGKSTVTRRMLTITEANFIKNGTVDLEDGGHVTAKWPLRDGLLVDYPLPYCQGFCSVGHSFFFAGGNLSFIDPELCLNLDDHYPSRMWCLKYEGSNWSWKFCGSMFCRRLRPLVVPYDGKLYIFGGGGSANGWVDIYSLKSGLWETREVPESALLSYCTDPDSYFLWEDSTKPYKKTHIVLYASRGKHQGLVSYDVKANNWEYLDWNFPPVRGSCPRKLVRLGCSHYLLIVDFAPMWHIYDLSKMNVVATVEVHGLDKTAQSQAPTQKLFLPRLNPRVILTLVNM, via the exons ATGGCAATACTTTCGTTGTTGTCGTCGTTAGAAGCAGATACTTCTGCGCTCTTGTCCACCGTGACCGTCGTCTCGGCCACTGCCACAACCTTGTTATTAATCTGCAAGTCTCGCCTCATGCGCCTCTACTCCCACGAAAAGAACCTCATAAGACTCCATCATGAACAACCTAAAAGCAATTCAACTGGCAAGATTCTATTTGTTTCCCAAATCGGAACCTCAAAAGCCCTAGCTTCGTGCCTCTGCGATTTGTTCGAGACGTTCGGCGTCGTTATGGAGCTTGTAGATGCCAGGGATTACGTGCCCGAAGCCCTACCCAAGGAGAACCTTGTCGTCCTCGTTGCTTCAACTTCGGAAGTTTGGAACCAATTTCTCGGACAAAATTTCATCTTCACTGACAACCGTCCTCTCGGAGCAAAGCTGTTCGCCCGTTGGATCATCAATTACGCGAAGGGCTGTAAGTTTGGATCCTTAGTTGTGAATGCTTACAGTTTCAGTGCGTTTGTCGCCGGCAAAGGGGCTTCTGAAGATGACACGAATTTGATGGCTAAGGCTGCCAATCATATTAGGGATTTAGGGGACACTGTTGAATTGAACGCGGATTTTGACCGCTGGTGGGGAAGTGTTGTTGGGGTTTTGCAAGGTGCTGTTTCGGGAGGTGCTGCTGATACCATGTGCGGGGAATATGATCCTGAG GATGTTCGTTCTTCTGATCCAAAGCTATCCATGACGCAGCGCTTATACCTGTTGGTGGAAAATTTAGATCTTGAAAGCAATCATGTTGGGAAATCAACCGTCACGCGCAGGATGTTAACTATAACTGAGGCCAACTTTATTAAGAATGGCACTGTTGATCTTGAAGATGGAGGTCATGTAACTGCCAAATGGCCTCTTAGAGATGGTCTATTGGTCGATTATCCATTACCATATTGTCAAGGATTTTGTTCTGTCGGTCACAGCTTCTTCTTTGCTGGTGGTAACCTGTCTTTTATTGATCCAGAATTGTGTTTGAATTTGGATGATCATTACCCCTCAAGGATGTGGTGCCTCAAGTATGAGGGTTCTAATTGGAGTTGGAAGTTTTGTGGAAGCATGTTCTGCCGCCGATTAAGACCCTTAGTAGTCCCCTATGATGGCAAATTGTACATCTTTGGGGGTGGTGGAAGTGCAAATGGCTGGGTTGATATTTATAGCCTAAAATCAGGTCTATGGGAAACAAGGGAAGTGCCCGAAAGTGCTCTCCTCTCATATTGCACGGACCCTGACTCTTACTTTCTGTGGGAGGACAGCACCAAGCCTTACAAGAAGACCCACATTGTATTGTATGCTTCTCGTGGGAAACATCAAGGGCTCGTGTCATATGACGTCAAGGCTAACAATTGGGAATACCTTGATTGGAATTTTCCTCCAGTTCGTGGATCTTGTCCAAGGAAACTTGTTCGTTTGGGATGCAGTCATTATCTTCTGATTGTTGACTTCGCTCCAATGTGGCATATTTATGATTTATCTAAGATGAATGTTGTGGCAACGGTGGAGGTGCATGGTTTGGACAAGACCGCACAA AGTCAAGCTCCAACTCAAAAACTTTTTCTGCCAAGATTGAATCCAAGGGTAATCTTAACGTTGGTGAATATGTAA
- the LOC112720352 gene encoding uncharacterized protein, whose amino-acid sequence MKRRGGETLWCHTYSFFSLHRLGFAINEHTPTLFSNAEKQRRGGGNPLKQKRNMAILSLLSSLEADISVPLLLSTVTVVSATATTLLLICKPRLMRLYSHKRNLIRLHHEKPKSNPTGKILFVSRIGTSKALASCLCDLFESFGVVTELVDARDYVPEALPKENLVVLVASTSEVWNQFLGQDFISTDNRSLGAQMFAGRIVNYAKGYKFGSLVVNAYGFSAFVAGKGASGDDTNLMAKAANHIRDLGDTAELNADFDSWWGSVVGVLQGAVSGGAADAMCGEYDPEDVGSSDPKLSMTQRLYLFVENINLERDHVGKSAITRRMLTITEANFIKNGTVDLEDGGHVTAKWPLRDGLLVDCPLPYMQGVCSVGHSFFFAGGGGYLNIIDPELCLNWDDHYPSRMWCLKYEGSNWSWKFCGSMFCRRYRPLVVPYDGKLYIFGGTGSANCWVDIYSLKSGLWETREVPESALLSYCMNPDSYFLWEDSTKPHKKTHIVLYSCGDKHQGLMSYDVKANNWEYLDWNFPPVPESCPRKLVRLGCSHYLLIVDFAPMWHIYDLSKMNVVATVGVHGLDKTAEVTYIFCCHNTSDESLIYMFMEPGNVFEGEPSTNSASGVVSYARVKLQLKTFSAKIESKGNLNLGDYVNLYMFAVGDEDQ is encoded by the exons ATGAAGAGGAGGGGTGGGGAAACCCTCTGGTGTCATACTTATTCTTTTTTCTCACTCCACCGCCTCGGTTTTGCCATCAACGAACACACACCGACTCTCTTCAGCAACGCGGAAAAACAGAGGAGGGGTGGTGGAAACCCTCTGAAGCAGAAAAGAAATATGGCAATACTTTCGTTGTTGTCGTCGTTAGAAGCAGATATTTCTGTACCCTTGCTCTTGTCCACCGTGACCGTGGTCTCGGCCACTGCCACAACCTTGTTATTAATCTGCAAGCCTCGCCTCATGCGCCTCTACTCCCACAAAAGGAACCTCATAAGACTCCATCATGAAAAACCTAAAAGCAATCCAACTGGCAAGATTCTATTTGTTTCCCGAATCGGAACCTCAAAAGCCCTAGCTTCGTGCCTCTGCGATTTGTTCGAGTCGTTCGGCGTCGTTACGGAGCTCGTAGATGCCAGGGATTACGTGCCCGAAGCCCTACCCAAGGAGAACCTTGTCGTCCTCGTTGCTTCAACTTCGGAAGTTTGGAACCAATTTCTCGGACAAGATTTCATCTCCACTGACAACCGTTCTCTCGGAGCACAGATGTTCGCCGGTCGGATCGTCAATTACGCGAAGGGCTATAAGTTTGGATCGTTAGTTGTGAATGCTTACGGTTTCAGTGCGTTTGTCGCCGGCAAAGGGGCTTCTGGAGATGACACGAATTTGATGGCTAAGGCTGCCAATCATATTAGGGATTTGGGGGACACTGCTGAATTGAACGCGGATTTTGACAGCTGGTGGGGAAGTGTTGTTGGGGTTTTGCAAGGTGCTGTTTCGGGAGGTGCTGCTGATGCCATGTGCGGGGAATATGATCCTGAG GATGTTGGTTCTTCTGATCCAAAGCTATCCATGACGCAGCGCTTATACCTGTTTGTGGAAAATATAAATCTTGAAAGAGATCATGTTGGGAAATCAGCCATCACGCGCAGGATGTTAACTATAACTGAGGCCAACTTTATTAAGAATGGCACTGTTGATCTTGAAGATGGAGGTCATGTAACTGCCAAATGGCCTCTTAGAGATGGTCTATTGGTCGATTGTCCATTACCATATATGCAAGGAGTTTGTTCTGTCGGTCACAGCTTCTTCtttgctggtggtggtggttacCTGAATATTATTGACCCAGAATTGTGTTTGAATTGGGATGATCATTACCCCTCAAGGATGTGGTGCCTCAAGTATGAGGGTTCTAATTGGAGTTGGAAGTTTTGTGGAAGCATGTTCTGCCGCCGATATAGACCCTTAGTAGTCCCCTATGATGGCAAATTGTACATCTTTGGGGGTACTGGAAGTGCAAATTGCTGGGTTGATATTTACAGCCTAAAATCAGGTCTATGGGAAACAAGGGAAGTGCCCGAAAGTGCTCTCTTGTCATATTGCATGAACCCTGACTCTTACTTTCTGTGGGAGGACAGCACCAAGCCTCACAAGAAGACCCACATTGTATTGTATTCTTGTGGTGATAAACATCAAGGGCTCATGTCATATGACGTCAAGGCTAACAATTGGGAATACCTTGATTGGAATTTTCCGCCAGTTCCTGAATCTTGTCCAAGGAAACTTGTTCGTTTGGGATGCAGTCATTATCTTCTGATTGTTGACTTCGCTCCAATGTGGCATATTTATGATTTATCTAAAATGAATGTTGTGGCAACTGTGGGGGTGCATGGTTTGGACAAGACCGCAGAAGTAACGTATATTTTTTGTTGCCACAACACTAGCGATGAAAGTTTGATTTATATGTTCATGGAACCTGGAAATGTTTTCGAGGGAGAGCCATCTACTAACTCTGCTTCTGGGGTTGTTTCTTATGCCAGAGTCAAGCTCCAACTCAAAACTTTTTCTGCCAAGATTGAATCCAAGGGTAATCTTAACCTTGGTGATTATGTAAATCTTTATAT GTTTGCTGTTGGAGATGAAGACCAATAA